The Numida meleagris isolate 19003 breed g44 Domestic line chromosome 27, NumMel1.0, whole genome shotgun sequence sequence TCTGTGATTCTCCACGCATCGCCTCCAGGGAGTGAAGGTGGAGTTAAGGTCATTCCTGCACAGGGGCTGGCACGCAGGTTGGGTTGCAGGGTGCTCTGCTACACGCTGAATACACACACAGGaaaatctcttctctctcctgtcCACAGGTACCGACTCCAAGAGCACCTTTCCCTGCTGTTGGCCTGTGCTTTCCCCTGCTGATGCCCCCGCTCTGAGAGCTGCCGCAGGGGCTCCCAGCAGTGAGCACCATGAAGATTGTGGTTGCCAAAGTGCTGTGTCTGCTGGGCATCTGTATCCTCATGCTGGCCGGGTCCCTCCTCCCCGTCAAGATCATCGAGGCGGATTACGAGAAGGCTCATCGCTCCAGGAAGGTCATCGCCCTCTGCAATTCCTTTGGAGGAGGGGTCTTCCTGGCCACCTGCTTCAACGCCCTGCTGCCCGCCGTGAGAGGAAAGGTAACTGCCTGTGAGCCCCATAAGGGAGGAAGTACACTGAATTCCCCATGGAAGTGGAGGCGTAGGGCTCATTTCTATCCAGAGTGGCCCGGTAAGCCCCCACCTCCCATCCAGATGCTGTCTGGTTGGAAAACTAGGCTTGTTTGCTGCAGAACGAGGCTGAGCATCACCTGTGGCATGAGGCTCAAACTCCCGACTTCGAGCCCATGTTTAAAACACTCTCACAGAATAGGTTCTCTTACACTGAGGTCTATATGCAAGGGCATTAAAGCTCCCTGGGTCAGTTTAATCTCCCTCTGGAGCTGTGTGAACACGACAGGAACATTTCACTGTTCCGCTGTTACAGAGCCAAGCTTTCCCCCCCGTATTGGCTGCTGGAGGCTTTCCTCCCGTGAGGAGTTTTGTAGGAAACCCTAAGAGCTTCCTGCTGACTCCCTGCGTTCCTGCAGAGAGCAAAAGGCGACCGAGTCCCGCGGGTTGTGTGCTTTGTTCCAGCTCGACGAAGTTCTTAAGCAGGGGAACGTGACCACGGACTACCCGGTGGCCGAGACCATCATGATGCTCGGTTTCTTCGTCACGGTGTTTGTGGAACAGCTCGTCTTGACcttccagaaggaaaagccTTCCTTCATTGACTTAGAGACCTTCAACGCCGGTTCGGACGTCGGGAGCGACTCCGAATACGAGAGCCCCTTCATGGCGTCCTCGCGGGGCGGCGCGCTGTACGCCGAGCACGGTCGTCGCTCCCACGGCCACGGCTTGAACATCCAGGAGCTGTCCCGCTCCAGCCCGCTGCGCCTGGTCGGCCTGGTGTTCGCTTTGTGCACGCACTCCATCTTCGAGGGCCTGGCCCTGGGTTTGCAGGAGGAGGGCGGCAGGATCGTCAGCTTGTTCCTGGGCGTCGCCATCCACGAGACGCTGGTAGCGGTGGCACTGGGCATCAGCATGGCCAAGGCCTCGCTGCCGCTGAGGGACGCGGCCAAGCTGGCGCTGACGGTGAGCCTGATGATCCCCCTGGGCATCAGCATCGGGATGGGGATCGAGAGCACGCAGAGCGCGGCCGGCAGCATtacttctctgctcctgcaaGGCGTCGCGGGGGGCACTTTCTTGTTCATCACCTTCTTCGAGATCCTCGCGAAGGAGCTGGAAGACAAGAGCAGCCGTCTCTTGAAAGTCCTCTTCCTGGTGCTGGGCTACGCGGTGCTGGCCGGGCTGGTCTTCCTCAAgtggtgaggtggggggggAAGCAAACCTCACCTCCTCCCCACGCAGCCGTCCCCGCTGCCCGGGGCTGGGGCCGGAGCACGGCAGCGAAGCACAACGTCACAGCCCGCTGGTATTTCAGTACTGACCCGACGGAGAATTCCTGTGTGCTCCGAGGGAATGAAGAACGCGGGCTGCCCCGGTGGAGGTGCCGCAAGGTCTTGTCCCTGCCCGCTGGAtctgcagcagctcttgcaGTTACTGGGCATGAACATCACGGTTCCGAGGCCGCCTCCTGTGGGCTCGCCACGCGGCTCATTCCCTGTTGGTCTGCACAGCCACCCCCTCCCATCCCCCCCCCACGCCCCCTGCTCAGCATTTGGCCTCAGGGCTCCTCCCTGGCGCTCAGGCTCTGGGAAGGTGAGAAActgtgagagcagagcagtgcagtgcagagcagtgcagcgCGAGGCAGGTGCGATCGCGGATGGCGCAGCTGCGCTAAGCTGCTTTTGCTGGCTTCGTTTTGAGCAAAACCTGGTTGTAAGAGCTGCCAAAAATAACATCCCTTCTGGGGCTGCTCGGTGTGACGGCTGCCACAGCGCTGAGCCGAGCTCCGTTTTAACCCACAAACGGCTCCGGGAGCTTTTCCTACTCAGTGATTAACGAAGAAACGAGGCCGGGCCCCATCCCCTGCATCATCCCCTGCCTCTCATCCACACCTTGTGCGTTCCCTATAGAAAACCCCAGCGCTGCGTTCACATATTGCTTGAGAACTCCCCCCATCCGTACCTGGAAGCCTTTCCAACGCGCTCCTGCAGCCCGGGCTCCATCAGTTCACAGGAGACGGGCAGCAGTGATGCCCAGCAGCGAGATTTTAGGTCAGACCCTCACGTTTTGAGTCACCCGCAGGGAgaggggcagggctgctcccgGTGCCTGGGCTCTCCTGTGCACCGAGGCCGGGCAGGGCCCATCCTGTCAGCGTTTtcagaggagaagagaaaccTCTTCCCCAAGGGTTTGTGGGCTGCAGGGTAGAGCTGCAGCTGCGCTCCGTGCCCGAGCAGCCCCCGCTGCATCCCCAGGGCTCAGCGCCTTGCGGATCCCCAGCAATCCGCTGCACTCATCCTCCTGGCGAGgagctcagtgcagcacagcgCTCTCGTGGGGGCCGTGCTTTAATTCTCCGTGCCCATGGCTtgtgcagcagctcccccaggcCGAGCAGAGCTCCTGGAAGGGCCGATGATGGAGTTATAACGACGCGGAGCGGACTGAGCCGCGCTGCAATGAGCCGAGCAGCGAGAGGGATGGGTGAGACTGTGAGGCAGCATCTTGGAGCAGTGgttggcacagctgcagcataTGGAGGCTGATGAGGATCATCTGACAGGGCCTGGTGCTCGGCGTTTTAATTGCTGCAGCACACCAAAGTCAATTAATCTTGCTTTGAAAAACCTGGAGCGGCGAAAggcggggggaggggagggggaagggagcgTTATTTTAGGCCTCGGCTGACACAGATCGGCAGGGCCTGATGAGAATGTGATTTATCTCGATGTGGTGAATCCGTGTGTGTTATTTCACCTCTCCCAGGCAGCCCGCAGCGGGGCCGCGCTCGGGCATTTCCCCGCTCactggggagcagtggggccGGGTGTGGGGTGGCGGGGACGGGGGGGGCCCCGGGCCCATGGGCCCTTTGCAGTGGAGCCGATGCTCCGGCGTTTGGGCTGGGGAAGGACGAGGCGTCCCGGCGAACCCCGGCTCTGCGCCGTGCGGGGCCGCGTGCTCCTGGGAAGCCCCCAGCGCCGCGCGGGGCCCGCAGCGAAGCAGAGAAACCCCCGCAGCGCCGGGCATCGCGGGGAGCTGCGGAGTGAATGAAGGGAGGAGGAGCCGCAGCGAAAAGGGACGAGGGGAGCTCATTCATCGCCTGCGACGAGCGGCACCCGAGCGGCTGGGAGCGCTGCGGGGCTCCGGCAGCGCCTGGGGAGGGtaggaagggggggggggctgcggcTGCTGTCGCCTCATGCCCAGTGCCCCCCGATGGGGCTTCCCCATGGGCCCCGTGCGGGTGCTGCGGGGGTGCCCCGCTCCTCCGCCGACAGATGTTAATGGCAGCTGCGGATTTTAATTGCTGCTGAGCGGGAGGGAGAGAGAGTGCCACGGCAGCGCGGTGCCGCCCTCAGACCCCGctgtgggggctgcagcccccccctcctctccccaccgTGCCCCGCATCGGGCACGCAGCCCCGGTCCTGAGCCGCTGTGTCCCGATGGCGGCGGGGGGAGCGCGTCCCCCAAGCGCGGCCCCGTTCCCTTCGGTGGCCGCAGCGGTTCCCGCAGCTCTGCCCCCACCTGAGCGTCCCCCCGTCCCCGTCCGTGGGTCCCCAGCCCCGTTCAGGTGTCCCCTTGTCTGTGCGTCCCCATCTCCGTATCCGCGTTCCAGGTCGCACGTGTCCCATCCCCGTCCGTGTGTCCCACCCCTGTCCGCCCGTCCCCTCCCGTTCCGCCGCCGTTCAGGGCTGTACCGGGGGGTCCGGCGGCCCCGGGTGGGGCGGGCGCGGCGGGCGGGGCCGNNNNNNNNNNNNNNNNNNNNNNNNNNNNNNNNNNNNNNNNNNNNNNNNNNNNNNNNNNNNNNNNNNNNNNNNNNNNNNNNNNNNNNNNNNNNNNNNNNNNNNNNNNNNNNNNNNNNNNNNNNNNNNNNNNNNNNNNNNNNNNNNNNNNNNNNNNNNNNNNNNNNNNNNNNNNNNNNNNNNNNNNNNNNNNNNNNNNNNNNNNNNNNNNNNNNNNNNNNNNNNNNNNNNNNNNNNNNNNNNNNNNNNNNNNNNNNNNNNNNNNNNNNNNNNNNNNNNNNNNNNNNNNNNNNNNNNNNNNNNNNNNNNNNNNNNNNNNNNNNNNNNNNNNNNNNNNNNNNNNNNNNNNNNNNNNNNNNNNNNNNNNNNNNNNNNNNNNNNNNNNNNNNNNNNNNNNNNNNNNNNNNNNNNNNNNNNNNNNNNNNNNNNNNNNNNNNNNNNNNNNNNNNNNNNNNNNNNNNNNNNNNNNNNNNNNNNNNNNNNNNNNNNNNNNNNNNNNNNNNNNNNNNNNNNNNNNNNNNNNNNNNNNNNNNNNNNNNNNNNNNNNNNNNNNNNNNNNNNNNNNNNNNNNNNNNNNNNNNNNNNNNNNNNNNNNNNNNNNNNNNNNNNNNNNNNNNNNNNNNNNNNNNNNNNNNNNNNNNNNNNNNNNNNNNNNNNNNNNNNNNNNNNNNNNNNNNNNNNNNNNNNNNNNNNNNNNNNNNNNNNNNNNNNNNNNNNNNNNNNNNNNNNNNNNNNNNNNNNNNNNNNNNNNNNNNNNNNNNNNNNNNNNNNNNNNNNNNNNNNNNNNNNNNNNNNNNNNNNNNNNNNNNNNNNNNNNNNNNNNNNNNNNNNNNNNNNNNNNNNNNNNNNNNNNNNNNNNNNNNNNNNNNNNNNNNNNNNNNNNNNNNNNNNNNNNNNNNNNNNNNNNNNNNNNNNNNNNNNNNNNNNNNNNNNNNNNNNNNNNNNNNNNNNNNNNNNNNNNNNNNNNNNNNNNNNNNNNNNNNNNNNNNNNNNNNNNNNNNNNNNNNNNNNNNNNNNNNNNNNNNNNNNNNNNNNNNNNNNNNNNNNNNNNNNNNNNNNNNNNNNNNNNNNNNNNNNNNNNNNNNNNNNNNNNNNNNNNNNNNNNNNNNNNNNNNNNNNNNNNNNNNNNNNNNNNNNNNNNNNNNNNNNNNNNNNNNNNNNNNNNNNNNNNNNNNNNNNNNNNNNNNNNNNNNNNNNNNNNNNNNNNNNNNNNNNNNNNNNNNNNNNNNNNNNNNNNNNNNNNNNNNNNNNNNNNNNNNNNNNNNNNNNNNNNNNNNNNNNNNNNNNNNNNNNNNNNNNNNNNNNNNNNNNNNNNNNNNNNNNNNNNNNNNNNNNNNNNNNNNNNNNNNNNNNNNNNNNNNNNNNNNNNNNNNNNNNNNNNNNNNNNNNNNNNNNNNNNNNNNNNNNNNNNNNNNNNNNNNNNNNNNNNNNNNNNNNNNNNNNNNNNNNNNNNNNNNNNNNNNNNNNNNNNNNNNNNNNNNNNNNNNNNNNNNNNNNNNNNNNNNNNNNNNNNNNNNNNNNNNNNNNNNNNNNNNNNNNNNNNNNNNNNNNNNNNNNNNNNNNNNNNNNNNNNNNNNNNNNNNNNNNNNNNNNNNNNNNNNNNNNNNNNNNNNNNNNNNNNNNNNNNNNNNNNNNNNNNNNNNNNNNNNNNNNNNNNNNNNNNNNNNNNNNNNNNNNNNNNNNNNNNNNNNNNNNNNNNNNNNNNNNNNNNNNNNNNNNNNNNNNNNNNNNNNNNNNNNNNNNNNNNNNNNNNNNNNNNNNNNNNNNNNNNNNNNNNNNNNNNNNNNNNNNNNNNNNNNNNNNNNNNNNNNNNNNNNNNNNNNNNNNNNNNNNNNNNNNNNNNNNNNNNNNNNNNNNNNNNNNNNNNNNNNNNNNNNNNNNNNNNNNNNNNNNNNNNNNNNNNNNNNNNNNNNNNNNNNNNNNNNNNNNNNNNNNNNNNNNNNNNNNNNNNNNNNNNNNNNNNNNNNNNNNNNNNNNNNNNNNNNNNNNNNNNNNNNNNNNNNNNNNNNNNNNNNNNNNNNNNNNNNNNNNNNNNNNNNNNNNNNNNNNNNNNNNNNNNNNNNNNNNNNNNNNNNNNNNNNNNNNNNNNNNNNNNNNNNNNNNNNNNNNNNNNNNNNNNNNNNNNNNNNNNNNNNNNNNNNNNNNNNNNNNNNNNNNNNNNNNNNNNNNNNNNNNNNNNNNNNNNNNNNNNNNNNNNNNNNNNNNNNNNNNNNNNNNNNNNNNNNNNNNNNNNNNNNNNNNNNNNNNNNNNNNNNNNNNNNNNNNNNNNNNNNNNNNNNNNNNNNNNNNNNNNNNNNNNNNNNNNNNNNNNNNNNNNNNNNNNNNNNNNNNNNNNNNNNNNNNNNNNNNNNNNNNNNNNNNNNNNNNNNNNNNNNNNNNNNNNNNNNNNNNNNNNNNNNNNNNNNNNNNNNNNNNNNNNNNNNNNNNNNNNNNNNNNNNNNNNNNNNNNNNNNNNNNNNNNNNNNNNNNNNNNNNNNNNNNNNNNNNNNNNNNNNNNNNNNNNNNNNNNNNNNNNNNNNNNNNNNNNNNNNNNNNNNNNNNNNNNNNNNNNNNNNNNNNNNNNNNNNNNNNNNNNNNNNNNNNNNNNNNNNNNNNNNNNNNNNNNNNNNNNNNNNNNNNNNNNNNNNNNNNNNNNNNNNNNNNNNNNNNNNNNNNNNNNNNNNNNNNNNNNNNNNNNNNNNNNNNNNNNNNNNNNNNNNNNNNNNNNNNNNNNNNNNNNNNNNNNNNNNNNNNNNNNNNNNNNNNNNNNNNNNNNNNNNNNNNNNNNNNNNNNNNNNNNNNNNNNNNNNNNNNNNNNNNNNNNNNNNNNNNNNNNNNNNNNNNNNNNNNNNNNNNNNNNNNNNNNNNNNNNNNNNNNNNNNNNNNNNNNNNNNNNNNNNNNNNNNNNNNNNNNNNNNNNNNNNNNNNNNNNNNNNNNNNNNNNNNNNNNNNNNNNNNNNNNNNNNNNNNNNNNNNNNNNNNNNNNNNNNNNNNNNNNNNNNNNNNNNNNNNNNNNNNNNNNNNNNNNNNNNNNNNNNNNNNNNNNNNNNNNNNNNNNNNNNNNNNNNNNNNNNNNNNNNNNNNNNNNNNNNNNNNNNNNNNNNNNNNNNNNNNNNNNNNNNNNNNNNNNNNNNNNNNNNNNNNNNNNNNNNNNNNNNNNNNNNNNNNNNNNNNNNNNNNNNNNNNNNNNNNNNNNNNNNNNNNNNNNNNNNNNNNNNNNNNNNNNNNNNNNNNNNNNNNNNNNNNNNNNNNNNNNNNNNNNNNNNNNNNNNNNNNNNNNNNNNNNNNNNNNNNNNNNNNNNNNNNNNNNNNNNNNNNNNNNNNNNNNNNNNNNNNNNNNNNNNNNNNNNNNNNNNNNNNNNNNNNNNNNNNNNNNNNNNNNNNNNNNNNNNNNNNNNNNNNNNNNNNNNNNNNNNNNNNNNNNNNNNNNNNNNNNNNNNNNNNNNNNNNNNNNNNNNNNNNNNNNNNNNNNNNNNNNNNN is a genomic window containing:
- the SLC39A3 gene encoding zinc transporter ZIP3, translated to MKIVVAKVLCLLGICILMLAGSLLPVKIIEADYEKAHRSRKVIALCNSFGGGVFLATCFNALLPAVRGKLDEVLKQGNVTTDYPVAETIMMLGFFVTVFVEQLVLTFQKEKPSFIDLETFNAGSDVGSDSEYESPFMASSRGGALYAEHGRRSHGHGLNIQELSRSSPLRLVGLVFALCTHSIFEGLALGLQEEGGRIVSLFLGVAIHETLVAVALGISMAKASLPLRDAAKLALTVSLMIPLGISIGMGIESTQSAAGSITSLLLQGVAGGTFLFITFFEILAKELEDKSSRLLKVLFLVLGYAVLAGLVFLKW